GGGGGTTTTCCATTTTGCAAATTTATATCTTGTGTTTCCTTCGCCTGCTGTCGTTCTATTCACATACAATCTTTACATGTCATTGCATAGTTTATCACCCTTTTATTATGAAAGCTTTACCAGACGCAGTCACTACATTGAGTTAACATTATTACCTTTACAATGATTGTTCACAGAAATTACAGAATAAATATGCACACTTCGaaatctttgtgtgtgtttgagagagagagaaaacattaaAAGTGCTTCTTACAAAGCTGTTAGTGGTATAAGCATCAACATTGACGagctttttttaagaaagtgcATTGTTTATAATAAAATCTTGGCGTCATATTCACAAATTGAAATCCATAGATGCGTcgtagagtttttttttaatactccCCTCTTGAAtataatatatatttatatataatataaaaaaaattaaataacacTGAACGATAGAGCGTTGCAGTCACTTTAATTACCAAGTTAACTTCTTGTCATTTGAGCGAGTTATACCCCGGCAGCTTTACACATGCAGCGAGACTGCAGTCAATGTTTCACAGATTATGCTCTCGGCGTTCAtttgggtgagagagggagagagcaagagagagccaTCACTTCCTGCCAAATAAAGTGAACAAAGTCGCTGCCAGTAATGAATAGGGTTATTTATATGACGGTCGATAACCAGCCCTCTATATGACTACAGACGGCAGTCAGTTCTCGTTACCATAAAAAAATATGATTCATATCATTGCTGGCTAAAGTCTGCAAAGGCACTTCATTGAGTATGATTTGAATATGGCCTTTCGTCCAAAGCAACCTAATGAGGGGATGGCGGATAATTTCCCTTTACCTTCTAAAACATGCTGAGTTTGGGGTTCGTTTCTGTTGGTATGATATCTAAAATCGGTAGGATGTCTTCTCTAGTACTTCGAGGTAGTCTGGCTTAGTTTGAAGTTTGGCCCTTAACTCGAGGTATTCGCTCTGGGTTTGTTCAGGATATCCCCGTCCAGATGAGCCAAAAAGAATCGTTTCTTTAAACCTGGCATCTTGCTGTAAGTCAGGATATTGTATGCCAGGAGGGTGGACATGCAGCTCTTTTAACTTGGGCACGGTGCCATACAGGCAGTCCACAAAGCCAACCGTGTGAGCTGTTCTATCTCTGTCCAACACACTGGGATATATAACCCCATTTTCTGGAAAATTTGCAAAATCGTTAGTCTGATTGATCGTAACTATGGTATTAAGGTTGCTGTTTGACAGTGACGTTTTCCATTCCTTGTCTTTCTCCAGAGTTTTGTAATTAGTATTATTTTCCTGAGTCTCTGCGAATTCCTCCTCCATTTCACCCTCACGTGGTTTATAGATGGGATTGTTGCACATTTGAGTGACCGGGTGGGGGATGTAGTCGTAAACGTGACTGGCCGCTTTCTCGGGTGAGTTGGCAGCTCTCTCCTCGAAGATTCTGCACTGCATTTGCATACCAGTCAGGTCGACGTCCTGCCGTCTCCTGAAGGGCGATTTCTTACGCCTCCTAAGCACGAAAGCGAAGAGACCCGCGGCAATAAATACAGCTGAAATGAAAATTATCAGAAGGCTCAGGATCAGGACTGAAAGAGGAATGGCGCCACCTTGCGAGGAGAAGCCGAACCCCGTGGTTGTAGAAATCACATTACCATTCCCCCCGAAGCCGGGCACGGCCGGAGAGGCAGCGGCATGTTTCAGTTCGGGGCATAACACCTCGTAGTCGACCATCTTCAGATCCACCCCGCTTAAGAACTCCGGTGTCTCGCACAGCACGTTGCCAATCAGTTTAACTGTACTGATCTTTTCCACCCACTGCTTGAGAGCAATCAAATCGCACGAGCAATCCCAGGGATTCTGGTTCAGATCGATCTGTACAATGGAGTCCAAATGCTCGAGCACTCCACTCACCGGCAGATACAGAAAGTAGTTATTTCTCAGGTTCAGCCTACCCAGAGAGGTGCCCGTGAAAGCGTCCGTGGGTAGAGTTCGGAGAAGATTATTGTTGAGAAACAATAGCTGAAGATTAGGCATCAAGCTGAAAGACGCTGGTTGGATTTCCCTTATGATATTGTATTCAAAATATAGGTATTCTAAACTGTGCAGCCCTCTGAACATGCCGGGGGTGAGACGTTCGATTTCGTTGTTGTTCAAGTACAAGGTTTTTAAATTTGGAAGATTCATGAAAGCACCATCTTGAATATATGACACACTGTTGCTCCCCAAATGCAAAAGATCCAAACTGGAGAAATTCCAGAAATCTGATCTGTAGATTTTCTGAATTAGATTCTCAGTTAAATACAACTTCTTAGCGTTCAGCGGCCTTGGTATTAATTCAGACATATTCTGGATCGCTTTATTTTTGCACTGTACTGTCAATCCCAAATCATTGATATGTAAGCTGCAGGTACATTCCGTGGGACAGATAATAGGGATGGGTGGCCTGGTCTGATAGCCTGCAACTATAGGCTGATTTTGTCCCGAATAAACGCTGCGCAGAGTTGGCTGTGCTTTTAAAGTGTTTGGAGTCTTGGTTGCTTTTGGCAATTTACCTGATGTCTTGTATTCAACAGAAGAGGCCGTGTATGTCACTGATAAAGACATGGAGGAAGGCTTGGTAGGCCATGCATTGTCGTTACTGGAAGCAAGCTGTGGGATACCCAAGCTGACCTCTACCTCCACGCTTGAGTGAATCGGGCACAATTCACTTCTCTTGATCTCCCTCAAATCCTTGCCATGGAGATGGAATGGTGTCTCACACGTAATATCCCCGACAAGAACCGTGTACGGTATGCTTTCTAGCCAAGACTTCAATGGCACAATGTCACACGTACAGTTCCATGGGTTCTCCTCCAATTGGATCTCCATGAGGCGCCGGCCAATGTATTCCAGCGTCCCCGCATAAACCAATGACTTTAACCTATTACCACGCAGATCGATGTGGGTTAAGGAAACTGCCCTGAAGAGATTGTGCGGTAGAAGGGGTATCAGATTGTCATTGATTATCAACACTTTAAGTTTATTGAGGTTCCTAAATGCACCGCCATCAATCCTCTTCAGCACGTTGTAGTCGGCCTGCAGATACTCCAAACTCTCCAAACCCAAGAATGTATCATTTCGAAAAACCTCTAGTTTGTTTTCGTGTAAATATAAGCGTTTCAGAAGTTTCATGCCATTAAAGGCACCTGCCT
The sequence above is drawn from the Stegostoma tigrinum isolate sSteTig4 chromosome 14, sSteTig4.hap1, whole genome shotgun sequence genome and encodes:
- the slitrk3a gene encoding SLIT and NTRK-like protein 3, which translates into the protein MFWITLLSTIALGWSTSIPLMEDSKELDESCMNPCYCEEKESFLQIHCESKGFTNLSQITESWRRPFKLYLQRNSMRKLYSNGFLFLTNAVSINLGNNALQDIQAGAFNGMKLLKRLYLHENKLEVFRNDTFLGLESLEYLQADYNVLKRIDGGAFRNLNKLKVLIINDNLIPLLPHNLFRAVSLTHIDLRGNRLKSLVYAGTLEYIGRRLMEIQLEENPWNCTCDIVPLKSWLESIPYTVLVGDITCETPFHLHGKDLREIKRSELCPIHSSVEVEVSLGIPQLASSNDNAWPTKPSSMSLSVTYTASSVEYKTSGKLPKATKTPNTLKAQPTLRSVYSGQNQPIVAGYQTRPPIPIICPTECTCSLHINDLGLTVQCKNKAIQNMSELIPRPLNAKKLYLTENLIQKIYRSDFWNFSSLDLLHLGSNSVSYIQDGAFMNLPNLKTLYLNNNEIERLTPGMFRGLHSLEYLYFEYNIIREIQPASFSLMPNLQLLFLNNNLLRTLPTDAFTGTSLGRLNLRNNYFLYLPVSGVLEHLDSIVQIDLNQNPWDCSCDLIALKQWVEKISTVKLIGNVLCETPEFLSGVDLKMVDYEVLCPELKHAAASPAVPGFGGNGNVISTTTGFGFSSQGGAIPLSVLILSLLIIFISAVFIAAGLFAFVLRRRKKSPFRRRQDVDLTGMQMQCRIFEERAANSPEKAASHVYDYIPHPVTQMCNNPIYKPREGEMEEEFAETQENNTNYKTLEKDKEWKTSLSNSNLNTIVTINQTNDFANFPENGVIYPSVLDRDRTAHTVGFVDCLYGTVPKLKELHVHPPGIQYPDLQQDARFKETILFGSSGRGYPEQTQSEYLELRAKLQTKPDYLEVLEKTSYRF